One Leptospira wolbachii serovar Codice str. CDC genomic region harbors:
- the rpoN gene encoding RNA polymerase factor sigma-54, with protein sequence MKLGASLSQRQTQKLVMTQDLRQSIELLSLSTLELSDKIQNELLENPLLDEVGLDEKTKMPELFSIDEVKRLEKLNHEKSTDVNWQDSYSLEGPRSYDTEASDRNQKYIESSTRGETLEEHLLNQLRMIKLTKLEFEIGEVLISMIDDKGFITDDLGIVSNEMGYPEAKVRRVLQVVNELDPIGIGAKDMQETLLIQGKILFPDNTLLHQLIGEFLSDLEKVDYKKIAKNLKITEEEILTLARLIKKLEPYPATTYQGRKVDYVVADVVVKEVGNEFNIFINDEWLPKLSIQEEYRELLNHKLPPKEKEYFQTKYSSAQWLIRSIQQRRQTLQRVVSCIIDFQVDFFRGGIGHIKPLTLKEVAEKLNLHESTISRITTNKYIQTTWGIFELKWFFSSGVKSTEGGKESSKKIHEIIRNLVKDEDENNPLSDQDIVELMEKKGIEIARRTVAKYRKVLRILPSNERKRISSLKG encoded by the coding sequence ATGAAACTCGGGGCTTCACTTTCACAACGCCAAACGCAAAAATTAGTGATGACCCAGGACTTACGTCAGTCCATTGAACTCTTGTCTTTATCTACTTTAGAGCTTTCTGATAAAATTCAAAACGAACTTCTGGAAAACCCACTTTTAGATGAAGTGGGTTTGGACGAAAAAACCAAAATGCCGGAACTTTTCTCTATCGATGAAGTAAAACGATTAGAGAAACTAAATCATGAAAAAAGTACCGATGTCAATTGGCAAGATTCCTATTCATTAGAAGGCCCTAGGTCTTATGATACTGAGGCCAGTGATAGAAATCAAAAATATATAGAATCATCCACTCGAGGAGAAACTTTAGAAGAACATTTGTTAAACCAATTGCGAATGATCAAACTCACTAAGTTGGAGTTTGAAATTGGTGAAGTTCTCATCAGTATGATCGATGATAAAGGATTTATCACTGATGATTTAGGTATTGTTTCCAATGAAATGGGATACCCAGAAGCAAAAGTTAGGCGAGTTTTGCAAGTGGTGAATGAATTGGATCCTATCGGTATTGGTGCCAAGGATATGCAGGAAACGCTCCTAATCCAAGGAAAAATTCTTTTTCCTGATAATACTCTTTTGCACCAATTGATTGGTGAATTTTTATCAGACTTAGAAAAAGTAGATTATAAAAAAATTGCGAAGAACCTCAAAATTACAGAAGAAGAAATCTTAACACTCGCACGTTTAATAAAAAAATTAGAACCCTATCCTGCTACTACCTACCAAGGAAGAAAGGTGGACTATGTGGTGGCAGATGTTGTTGTTAAAGAAGTAGGAAATGAGTTTAATATTTTTATTAATGATGAATGGTTGCCAAAACTATCCATCCAAGAAGAATACCGAGAGTTATTAAATCATAAACTCCCTCCTAAAGAGAAGGAATATTTCCAAACTAAATATAGTTCAGCACAATGGCTCATTCGTTCCATCCAACAACGAAGACAAACCTTACAACGAGTTGTGAGTTGTATCATTGATTTCCAAGTGGATTTTTTTCGGGGAGGGATTGGACATATCAAACCTTTAACACTAAAGGAAGTCGCTGAAAAATTAAATCTTCATGAATCTACAATTTCTCGTATAACAACAAATAAATACATTCAAACCACTTGGGGCATTTTTGAACTCAAATGGTTTTTTTCCTCTGGAGTTAAGTCAACAGAAGGTGGAAAGGAAAGTTCAAAAAAAATCCATGAAATCATTCGTAATTTGGTTAAAGACGAAGATGAAAACAATCCTCTCTCAGACCAGGACATCGTTGAACTTATGGAGAAAAAAGGAATTGAAATTGCCCGTCGGACTGTCGCAAAGTATAGAAAGGTCTTAAGAATCCTTCCTTCTAATGAAAGGAAACGGATCAGTTCTCTAAAGGGGTAA
- the lptB gene encoding LPS export ABC transporter ATP-binding protein — translation MENLVKIYNKRKVVDGVSFYIQKGEIVGLLGPNGAGKTTSFYMSVGFVTPDEGHVFIDNEDLTKAPMHIRARMGVGYLAQEASIFRKLTVAENLEAILETMNLPGDEIIRRRDELLMELQIMRVANQKGYTLSGGERRRCEIARALVTNPDFILLDEPFAGVDPIAVKDIQNVIQSLKERGLGILITDHNVRETLKITDRAYIMYSGRILISGTADDLINDPETRRIYLGEDFKL, via the coding sequence ATGGAGAATCTTGTTAAAATCTATAACAAACGTAAGGTTGTAGATGGTGTTAGTTTTTATATCCAAAAAGGCGAAATTGTAGGTCTTCTTGGTCCTAACGGGGCCGGAAAAACGACCAGTTTTTATATGAGTGTTGGGTTTGTGACACCTGATGAGGGTCATGTGTTCATTGATAATGAAGACCTAACCAAAGCACCCATGCACATTCGTGCAAGGATGGGAGTGGGTTATTTAGCCCAAGAAGCAAGTATCTTTCGTAAACTCACTGTTGCGGAAAACTTGGAAGCCATTTTAGAAACCATGAATCTTCCTGGAGACGAAATCATTCGTCGCCGAGATGAACTTCTTATGGAATTACAAATCATGCGTGTTGCCAACCAAAAAGGTTATACTCTTTCCGGTGGTGAGAGACGGCGATGCGAAATTGCAAGGGCACTTGTGACCAATCCAGACTTTATCCTTTTGGATGAACCTTTTGCCGGTGTGGATCCGATTGCCGTTAAGGATATTCAGAACGTTATCCAATCCTTAAAGGAAAGAGGGCTTGGGATTTTGATCACTGATCACAATGTAAGAGAAACATTAAAGATTACGGACAGAGCCTATATCATGTACAGTGGGCGGATTCTCATTTCTGGAACCGCAGATGATTTGATTAACGATCCAGAAACCAGACGAATTTATCTCGGAGAGGATTTTAAGTTATAA
- a CDS encoding LptA/OstA family protein yields the protein MKKQILFFVFSLSFLSANPSPIPLLHGSEDLLKKEDSLPTPEKKKENKDKIPVMWGGSSLTQQERTINGIPMKVFILGGGAYIMHKTIKLSAREIEIIGEDALMGNLKGQVIVEDFQNGVTLTAAKGIYNKMAGTVSLENNPVLLQKKDGKVVKIQCQSIVRYLEEAKTSLAGKVVVTSDEFQVFGEDAVFSEKDDRIDLAGEPFLFSENRFLIGKTLTYFVKEGSIQLEGDATIYQVSYENKKDKEKDITTKERVLTLFTGNTLTHQNKGKDTITSMNGDAFMYRKTSEFKANLLESRRNNKDIKATGNVSYLDRENAYRMEGGLLSYDKDKGYSYLTETPRIVFLDKKELSERGQLTAVFLERFDERFETVARGDVQVETQTATATGEFATYYEKRDELVLEGNPTLVKDNTKVSAGKIILFPKSDRAYLTDGLKVIPNGEKK from the coding sequence ATGAAAAAACAAATTCTATTTTTTGTTTTTTCACTCTCTTTCCTCAGTGCAAATCCTTCACCTATACCATTGTTACATGGTTCGGAGGATCTTTTAAAAAAAGAAGATTCTCTTCCTACTCCAGAGAAGAAAAAAGAGAACAAGGATAAAATTCCAGTTATGTGGGGGGGAAGTAGCCTTACCCAACAGGAAAGAACCATCAATGGAATCCCGATGAAGGTGTTTATTTTAGGCGGTGGTGCCTATATTATGCATAAAACCATCAAACTCAGTGCCAGAGAAATTGAAATCATTGGTGAAGATGCTCTCATGGGAAATTTGAAAGGTCAGGTTATAGTAGAAGACTTTCAAAACGGGGTTACCTTAACTGCGGCAAAAGGGATTTATAATAAAATGGCAGGAACTGTAAGTTTAGAAAATAATCCAGTTCTTTTGCAAAAGAAGGATGGGAAGGTCGTTAAAATTCAGTGCCAATCAATCGTTCGGTATTTAGAGGAAGCAAAAACTAGTTTAGCTGGTAAAGTTGTCGTAACCTCTGATGAGTTTCAAGTGTTTGGTGAGGATGCCGTGTTTTCGGAAAAAGATGATAGGATAGATCTTGCCGGCGAACCTTTTTTATTTTCTGAAAATCGTTTTTTGATTGGTAAAACACTAACATACTTTGTAAAAGAAGGAAGTATCCAACTAGAGGGAGATGCAACGATCTACCAAGTTTCTTACGAAAACAAAAAAGACAAAGAAAAAGATATTACGACCAAAGAACGAGTGCTGACTTTGTTTACAGGAAACACATTGACCCACCAAAACAAAGGTAAAGATACCATTACTTCAATGAATGGGGACGCCTTTATGTATAGAAAGACATCTGAGTTCAAAGCCAATCTACTAGAAAGTCGTCGCAATAATAAAGATATTAAAGCAACAGGTAACGTAAGTTATTTGGATCGTGAAAATGCCTATAGAATGGAAGGTGGGTTGTTATCTTATGATAAAGACAAAGGGTATTCTTATCTAACAGAGACTCCACGAATTGTTTTTTTAGACAAAAAAGAACTGAGCGAACGAGGTCAACTGACAGCAGTATTTTTGGAAAGATTTGATGAACGTTTTGAAACCGTGGCTCGCGGAGATGTCCAAGTGGAAACCCAAACGGCTACGGCCACGGGCGAGTTTGCAACTTATTATGAAAAAAGAGATGAATTGGTTTTAGAAGGGAATCCGACTCTTGTAAAAGATAACACCAAAGTTTCGGCAGGAAAGATCATTCTCTTTCCAAAATCGGACAGAGCCTACTTAACTGATGGGCTTAAGGTAATACCGAATGGCGAAAAAAAATAA
- the lptC gene encoding LPS export ABC transporter periplasmic protein LptC — protein MIRRIFVLFFLLAMVNCKDKEYLRIEVEKESGSMISMRNFSRSSYKESGELEWKLKGAESYIFPKENKTIVYGFEFKQLDKGNVTSAMTGERGEINHSTKTVVLNGKVRLKTNDGKYIESESLTYNLDEKTLSSEEDVLVYSDGTTIRGKGLRADKSLNKFTIIQPKAVTIGGSNPLKDKP, from the coding sequence ATGATCCGAAGGATATTCGTTCTTTTTTTTCTTTTGGCAATGGTCAATTGTAAAGATAAGGAATACCTTCGCATTGAAGTAGAAAAAGAATCGGGTTCCATGATCTCAATGAGAAATTTTTCTCGTTCGTCTTATAAAGAATCTGGGGAATTGGAGTGGAAATTGAAAGGTGCAGAATCGTATATATTTCCCAAAGAAAACAAGACTATTGTTTATGGTTTTGAATTTAAACAATTGGATAAAGGAAATGTGACTTCTGCGATGACGGGAGAACGAGGAGAAATCAATCACTCCACAAAAACAGTAGTTCTGAATGGTAAAGTCAGACTAAAGACTAATGATGGTAAATATATCGAGTCAGAATCCTTAACTTATAATCTAGATGAAAAAACCCTCTCCTCCGAGGAGGACGTTCTGGTATATTCTGATGGAACCACCATTCGTGGGAAAGGACTTCGGGCTGATAAAAGTTTGAATAAATTTACCATCATCCAACCGAAAGCCGTGACCATTGGTGGAAGTAATCCCCTGAAGGATAAACCATGA
- the kdsA gene encoding 3-deoxy-8-phosphooctulonate synthase: protein MYDLIEEREFFGKKIGGRNPFFLISGPCVMENKDLLDRVCGEMKAICDDLGIVYIFKSSFDKANRSSINSYRGPGLEEGRKLLDFIKNKYNVPVLTDIHETIQVDPLKDTVDIFQIPAFLSRQTDLIAKAAETGKWVNVKKGQFMAPDDTRHIKTKIQESGSEKYMVTERGASFGYGNLVFDLRGIPMMHKHGIPIVFDGTHSAQLPGAAGNITGGLREFIPHMMRGAVSVGVEGLFMEVHPDPEKALSDATTQFPLAKAKGLLTQLLELDRLVKTKFLED, encoded by the coding sequence ATGTACGATTTAATTGAAGAAAGAGAATTTTTCGGTAAAAAAATCGGGGGTCGTAATCCCTTTTTTCTCATCTCCGGACCATGTGTGATGGAAAACAAAGATTTACTCGACCGAGTTTGTGGAGAGATGAAAGCGATTTGCGATGATTTAGGAATTGTTTATATCTTTAAGTCTTCTTTTGATAAAGCAAATCGTTCCTCCATTAATTCTTATCGTGGTCCTGGTTTGGAAGAAGGAAGGAAACTTCTTGATTTTATCAAAAACAAATACAATGTTCCCGTACTTACAGACATCCATGAAACCATCCAAGTGGATCCCCTGAAAGATACTGTAGACATCTTTCAAATTCCTGCTTTCTTAAGTCGCCAAACAGACCTAATTGCAAAAGCAGCAGAAACGGGGAAATGGGTGAATGTAAAAAAAGGGCAGTTTATGGCCCCCGATGACACTCGTCATATCAAAACAAAAATCCAAGAGTCGGGATCGGAAAAATACATGGTTACGGAACGTGGTGCTAGTTTCGGCTATGGTAATCTAGTATTTGATCTTCGAGGAATTCCTATGATGCATAAACATGGAATCCCCATTGTTTTTGATGGAACGCATTCGGCACAACTTCCAGGAGCAGCTGGTAATATCACAGGCGGACTTCGAGAATTTATCCCTCATATGATGCGTGGTGCAGTTTCTGTAGGTGTGGAGGGACTTTTTATGGAAGTACATCCCGATCCAGAAAAGGCACTATCTGACGCCACCACACAATTCCCTCTAGCAAAAGCCAAAGGTCTGTTAACGCAACTGTTAGAGCTAGATCGTTTGGTAAAAACAAAGTTTTTAGAGGATTGA
- a CDS encoding CTP synthase: protein MSKTRYIFITGGVSSSLGKGVTVAALGCLLEARGYSVSLQKMDPYINIDPGTMSPYQHGEVYVTEDGAETDLDLGYYERFTKSKFSRKNSVSTGQIYHAVIERERKGDYLGRTVQVVPHITNEIRSRIYNLTRDQETDFVIVEIGGTVGDIESVPFLEAIRQMRYEHGASQVLFLHLTLVPTITAAGEAKTKPTQHSVKELLALGIQPDILICRINKPMSKEMKNKISLFCNVKEQNVISAVDITTSIYEIPLMYREDKLDEVVLNALGMDLRKLNFSQWETMVKKIRSTKKTVKVALIGKYISLQDAYRSVYESLAHGGIANDVEVSVIKINPEDIDPKNVKEHLKGVHGILVPGGFGERGIEGKIAAIQFARTKQIPFFGICLGMQCAVIEFARNVLGFKDANSTEFKPNVNYPVISMIEEQKEIERMGGTMRLGAYPCVVKKGSLAYSEYKAERISERHRHRFEFTLRYKDDFEKKGMNLTGFSPDGSLAEIVEVPNHPWFVGVQFHPEFQSKPTDPHPLFAGFIRAASKLAKKTED from the coding sequence TTGTCCAAGACCAGATATATTTTTATTACCGGTGGAGTTTCCTCTTCTTTAGGAAAAGGGGTCACCGTGGCAGCTCTCGGCTGTTTGTTAGAAGCCAGAGGTTATAGCGTCTCTTTACAAAAAATGGATCCCTACATTAACATTGACCCAGGTACTATGAGTCCGTACCAACACGGGGAAGTATATGTTACGGAAGATGGTGCAGAGACCGATCTTGACTTAGGGTACTACGAACGATTTACCAAATCAAAATTTTCTCGAAAGAATTCGGTCTCCACTGGTCAAATTTACCATGCTGTCATTGAAAGAGAAAGAAAAGGCGATTATTTAGGAAGGACCGTACAGGTTGTACCACATATCACCAATGAAATTCGAAGTCGCATTTATAACCTAACACGTGACCAGGAAACTGACTTTGTGATTGTTGAAATTGGTGGGACGGTTGGAGACATCGAGTCTGTTCCCTTTTTAGAAGCCATCCGCCAAATGCGATACGAACATGGGGCAAGCCAAGTATTGTTTTTACACTTAACACTTGTCCCTACGATCACTGCGGCTGGGGAAGCCAAAACGAAACCCACTCAACATTCTGTAAAAGAATTATTGGCCCTCGGAATCCAACCAGACATTTTAATTTGCCGAATCAACAAACCTATGTCCAAAGAGATGAAAAATAAAATTTCCCTCTTTTGTAACGTAAAGGAACAAAACGTAATTTCCGCTGTAGATATAACAACTTCCATCTATGAAATCCCACTCATGTATCGAGAAGATAAATTAGATGAAGTGGTTCTCAATGCTTTGGGAATGGACCTTCGCAAACTGAATTTTTCCCAGTGGGAAACTATGGTCAAAAAAATTCGTAGTACGAAAAAGACCGTAAAAGTCGCGTTAATTGGAAAATATATTTCACTTCAAGATGCCTATCGTTCTGTTTATGAATCTTTGGCCCATGGTGGGATTGCCAACGATGTAGAAGTAAGCGTAATCAAAATTAATCCAGAGGATATTGATCCTAAAAACGTAAAAGAACATCTGAAAGGGGTTCATGGAATTTTGGTTCCCGGCGGATTTGGAGAGCGCGGGATAGAAGGAAAAATTGCAGCGATTCAGTTTGCAAGAACCAAACAAATCCCATTCTTTGGAATTTGTCTTGGGATGCAGTGTGCTGTGATTGAATTTGCAAGAAATGTTCTTGGTTTCAAGGATGCTAATTCTACTGAGTTTAAACCAAACGTAAATTATCCTGTGATTTCCATGATCGAAGAACAAAAGGAAATCGAACGTATGGGTGGAACGATGAGACTTGGTGCCTACCCTTGTGTAGTCAAAAAGGGAAGCCTTGCCTATTCCGAATACAAAGCAGAACGGATATCAGAAAGACATAGACACAGATTTGAATTCACTTTGCGTTACAAAGATGATTTTGAAAAAAAAGGAATGAACCTCACCGGGTTTTCACCTGATGGAAGTTTGGCGGAGATAGTAGAAGTCCCTAACCATCCTTGGTTTGTAGGTGTTCAATTCCATCCAGAATTTCAATCCAAACCCACGGACCCTCATCCACTTTTTGCAGGATTTATCAGAGCTGCATCCAAATTAGCTAAAAAAACGGAGGATTAA
- the rfaE2 gene encoding D-glycero-beta-D-manno-heptose 1-phosphate adenylyltransferase, giving the protein MSFYSNLHSKIISFDQIESKRKDLEGKRIVFTNGCFDILHPGHVTYLAQARDLGDLLWIGVNSDTSVRRLKGESRPINSCEDRMLVLAGLSSVDFVSAFTEDTPLEILKKVKPSVHSKGGDYQVETLPEYQILKEMGADIQILPFVLGKSTTKILEKAKSPS; this is encoded by the coding sequence ATGAGTTTTTATTCGAACCTTCATTCTAAAATCATCTCCTTTGACCAAATTGAATCCAAGAGAAAGGATTTAGAGGGGAAACGCATTGTTTTTACCAATGGTTGTTTTGATATTTTACATCCTGGACATGTGACTTACCTTGCCCAAGCAAGGGATTTGGGCGATTTGTTATGGATTGGTGTCAACTCGGATACAAGCGTTAGGCGACTGAAGGGCGAATCGAGACCCATCAATTCTTGTGAAGATCGAATGTTGGTGCTTGCTGGTCTATCCTCTGTGGATTTTGTTTCCGCCTTCACAGAAGATACACCCTTAGAGATTCTAAAAAAAGTGAAACCATCTGTCCATTCCAAAGGTGGAGACTACCAAGTCGAAACCCTGCCGGAATACCAGATTTTAAAAGAGATGGGTGCGGATATTCAAATTTTACCTTTTGTTCTAGGAAAATCCACAACGAAGATTTTAGAAAAAGCCAAATCTCCTTCCTAA
- the rfaE1 gene encoding D-glycero-beta-D-manno-heptose-7-phosphate kinase, which translates to MKIKKTSLRKSFEDLGKIKVLVIGDLILDEYLIGSVERISPEAPVPVVWVRNEKQSLGGSGNVVQNLSSIGVSGVVFGRIGLDKAGDSLEGHLLANSVTSEDLVLLKSKTLPTILKTRIIASHQQVCRVDREEVVPLTIEEEKKILIQFESKLKECAAVILSDYDKGYLTPSLIQSVIALCNRENKIVTVDPQVSHFFLYKNIHIMTPNHHEAGKALGRKLMSDLEIEVACREISEKLNPDAMMITRGEKGMSIYERKTNSFYHIPTVAKEVFDVTGAGDTVITTYTAFVATGMPIADAALISNVSAGIVVGKLGAATVTQKEIEEALQTLGYLEVES; encoded by the coding sequence TTGAAAATAAAGAAAACTTCACTTCGTAAATCTTTTGAAGATTTAGGCAAAATCAAAGTGCTTGTGATCGGAGATTTGATTTTAGATGAGTATTTGATTGGCTCAGTAGAACGGATTTCCCCCGAAGCACCGGTTCCTGTTGTTTGGGTTCGAAATGAAAAACAATCTTTAGGTGGATCAGGTAATGTGGTCCAGAACCTTTCTTCGATCGGAGTGTCTGGAGTGGTTTTTGGAAGGATCGGTTTAGATAAAGCCGGCGATTCTCTGGAAGGACATTTACTCGCAAATTCAGTAACTTCCGAAGATTTAGTTTTATTAAAATCCAAAACTTTACCAACCATTCTTAAAACAAGAATCATCGCCTCTCACCAACAGGTTTGTCGAGTGGATCGGGAAGAAGTGGTTCCCCTCACCATAGAAGAGGAAAAAAAGATTCTAATTCAATTTGAAAGTAAATTGAAAGAATGTGCGGCAGTCATTCTATCTGACTATGACAAAGGGTATTTAACCCCTTCACTCATCCAATCTGTCATCGCACTTTGTAACCGAGAAAATAAAATTGTGACAGTAGATCCGCAAGTAAGTCATTTTTTCTTATACAAAAATATCCATATCATGACTCCAAACCATCACGAAGCGGGAAAAGCTTTGGGACGAAAACTAATGAGTGATCTTGAAATTGAAGTCGCTTGCCGGGAAATATCGGAAAAACTGAACCCCGATGCTATGATGATCACCCGAGGGGAAAAAGGTATGTCCATCTATGAAAGAAAAACAAATTCCTTTTATCATATTCCTACCGTTGCCAAAGAAGTTTTTGATGTAACGGGAGCCGGGGACACTGTTATTACTACTTACACTGCCTTTGTTGCTACGGGAATGCCAATTGCCGATGCAGCTCTGATTTCCAATGTCAGTGCGGGTATCGTTGTGGGTAAGTTAGGTGCTGCGACTGTCACACAAAAGGAGATTGAAGAAGCACTCCAGACCTTAGGTTACTTAGAAGTGGAATCATGA
- a CDS encoding LON peptidase substrate-binding domain-containing protein, giving the protein MFLPLHIFEPRYRMMLDFCMENGGELGMAPYPKNWIGPGLPPIPEVVGYGHIIQKESLSDGRSNIILEGIGTAEIVSLDSTEPFYIAQMVRREHERNKNVSENLKEKIEELLVLTKRILLAEGAEEELILKMNQILVHPFPVDFIASLIYFDFKTKQTILETTHLETKADLLKTVLLGLNLSE; this is encoded by the coding sequence ATGTTTTTGCCACTTCATATCTTTGAACCAAGGTATCGGATGATGCTCGATTTCTGTATGGAAAACGGAGGGGAACTGGGAATGGCACCCTATCCTAAAAACTGGATTGGTCCGGGACTTCCCCCCATCCCAGAAGTGGTAGGTTATGGACATATCATTCAAAAAGAATCCTTATCCGATGGAAGGTCTAATATCATTTTAGAGGGAATCGGAACCGCAGAGATAGTTAGTTTAGATTCTACGGAGCCCTTTTATATCGCCCAAATGGTTCGACGGGAACATGAAAGAAATAAAAATGTATCGGAAAATTTAAAAGAAAAAATTGAAGAGTTACTGGTTCTCACCAAACGAATCTTACTTGCGGAAGGTGCCGAAGAAGAGCTTATATTAAAAATGAACCAAATTTTGGTTCACCCCTTTCCCGTTGATTTTATTGCATCTCTAATCTACTTCGATTTTAAAACCAAACAAACCATTTTGGAAACCACTCATTTAGAAACCAAAGCAGACCTTTTAAAAACAGTCTTACTCGGTCTTAATTTGAGTGAGTAG
- a CDS encoding LIC11631 family protein produces the protein MNRSDGSLVSSSTGVFYPYQHQDFYAMDSLFLSHLKQEEVWDFQSVSQVHLGFLGFLTLRGFLRETLSLPKLQVQGLSKHWKTYLAKVNFLGKGVAWESKDFIPNLVSDVSSPISEFGGKGHWATEFHWEKQDKETTSVFFAATDKQSDGDVAISDLMKDFLNYSQTNHYLERAYIRKENSSYLYLNSKEANPRVFFRDTPTDLPEFLFLVAELKTKPSTHSN, from the coding sequence GTGAATCGATCGGACGGCTCTTTAGTTTCCTCATCTACAGGCGTTTTTTACCCCTACCAACACCAAGACTTTTATGCGATGGATTCCTTGTTTTTATCGCACTTGAAACAAGAAGAAGTCTGGGACTTCCAATCAGTTTCTCAGGTGCACTTAGGCTTCTTAGGATTTTTAACTCTACGTGGATTTTTACGGGAAACTTTGTCCTTACCAAAACTCCAAGTGCAAGGTTTGTCCAAACATTGGAAGACCTACCTCGCAAAAGTGAATTTTTTGGGAAAAGGGGTAGCTTGGGAATCCAAAGATTTTATTCCAAACTTGGTTTCTGATGTTAGCTCACCTATCTCAGAGTTTGGTGGCAAAGGCCACTGGGCAACCGAGTTCCATTGGGAAAAACAAGATAAGGAAACCACGTCTGTTTTTTTTGCTGCCACCGACAAACAAAGTGATGGTGATGTTGCCATCAGTGATTTGATGAAGGATTTTTTAAATTATTCCCAAACAAATCATTATTTGGAGAGGGCCTATATCAGAAAGGAAAATTCCAGTTATTTGTATTTGAATTCAAAAGAAGCTAACCCACGTGTTTTCTTTCGTGACACTCCCACGGACTTACCAGAATTTTTGTTTTTGGTGGCTGAGTTAAAAACAAAACCTTCTACTCACTCAAATTAA